A window of Solanum stenotomum isolate F172 chromosome 3, ASM1918654v1, whole genome shotgun sequence contains these coding sequences:
- the LOC125858875 gene encoding uncharacterized protein LOC125858875, whose amino-acid sequence MGELKTGRGLNQELGLVKIGDTRWGYHYKSFVNFISSFDSIVDVLDTLVESQDIAKCHDSCKGSKEKLQQLNDRFNEVTSDFLNGVSCLNPLDSFSSFDIKKIMRMAELYPDDFDESNMRALENQLVNYIIDVHDIDEMFSNLGGLWELSIKLVWTKKHLNYSLVFLLVKFDLLLPIVTATVERAFSAMKIIKNDLQS is encoded by the exons ATGGGTGAACTAAAAACGGGTAGAGGGTTGAACCAAGAACTTGGTCTTGTTAAAATCGGTGATACTCGTTGGGGATATCACTACAAGTcatttgtaaattttattagtaGCTTTGACTCTATTGTTGATGTACTTGATACTCTTGTT GAATCACAAGATATTGCAAAATGCCATGATTCATGTAAAGGTAGCAAAGAGAAG CTACAACAACTTAATGACCGTTTCAATGAGGTGACAAGTGATTTTCTTAATGGAGTATCTTGCTTGAATCCACTTGAttcattttctagttttgacataaagaaaataatgagaatGGCTGAATTATATCCTGATGACTTTGATGAGTCCAACATGAGGGCTCTTGAGAATCAACTTGTTAATTACATTATTGATGTTCATGATATTGATGAAATGTTCTCCAATTTGGGTGGACTTTGGGAACTTTCAATAAAGTTGGTTTGGACAAAGAAGCATTTAAATTATTCTCTCGTATTTCTTTTAGTGAAGTTTGATTTGCTTCTACCTATTGTCACTGCTACCGTTGAAAGAGCTTTTTCGGCAATGAAGATTATCAAGAATGACTTGCAAAGTTGA